A window of the Cannabis sativa cultivar Pink pepper isolate KNU-18-1 chromosome X, ASM2916894v1, whole genome shotgun sequence genome harbors these coding sequences:
- the LOC133032163 gene encoding uncharacterized protein LOC133032163: MVFKRKRGAAADKKDAAEIKKKDPKEAWPKYYQANFYAYADAHKEKPKADVLRSFKEQFKLLSDEEIDNWAAYEVEASPAKVGGRGKGKKVKETLSAEPGIDNNEGVGDVQVSGRCSFERLGRIVPLLNEAQKEMVRNAGFSTFLREDAPYIDAKIVSWLIDHVDPTTSRLEIFGRTIQLSSKLFEDVMGIRDGGEPVATESERDLVEFDVLFKAKDYRYSLTLLENELRETSDSDYLFLIKFLLLVYLTHVDWTATHMDRTVAPIDFWTTKHCKSVYKWIRDQGGHTSGKVKLTNTYVLLPSFESAAVGQPTNDAIYKAVCELKDEVFRLDLKVSSAKELLLKVLSTYLGKGTMKEVLEIPETSKVQRSLLFNGETEKKDDVGVEEKDGEGTKDDVGVEEKDGEGTKDDVGVEEKDGEGTKDQLEEDVDDVESVPSLNLSEEKVVVPTKVVVSDDSFERKLSRQ; the protein is encoded by the exons ATGGTATTTAAACGGAAGAGGGGGGCTGCTGCAGACAAAAAGGATGCAGCAGAGATAAAGAAGAAGGATCCGAAGGAAGCTTGGCCGAAGTACTA CCAAGCCAATTTCTATGCTTATGCTGATGCACACAAAGAGAAACCTAAAGCAGAT GTGCTTCGTAGTTTTAAGGAGCAATTCAAGCTTCTTAGCGATGAAGAGATTGACAATTGGGCTGCATACGAAGTCGAGGCTTCCCCCGCCAAGGTTGGTGGTAGAGGGAAAGGGAAGAAGGTGAAGGAGACATTATCTGCTGAGCCAGGGATTGACAACAACGAAGGTGTGGGGGACGTTCAAGTTTCTGGTCGTTGCTCATTCGAGCGTTTGGGGAGAATAGTCCCACTGCTCAACGAGGCTCAAAAAGAAATGGTGAGAAATGCCGGTTTCTCAACATTTTTAAGGGAGGATGCCCCGTACATAGACGCTAAGATAGTTAGTTGGCTGATCGATCACGTGGATCCAACCACTTCTCGGCTGGAGATATTTGGAAGAACAATCCAACTATCCTCCAAGCTGTTTGAGGATGTCATGGGAATCCGGGATGGCGGAGAACCCGTGGCAACCGAAAGTGAGCGTGACCTGGTTGAGTTTGACGTCCTCTTCAAGGCCAAGGACTATAGGTATTCCCTGACTTTGCTGGAGAATGAGCTCAGGGAAACCAGCGACAGTGACTACCTGTTTCTCATTAAGTTTCTCCTT CTTGTATATTTGACGCACGTAGACTGGACTGCTACTCACATGGACCGAACTGTGGCTCCAATTGACTTTTGGACCACAAAACACTGCAAGTCAGTGTACAAGTGGATTCGAGACCAGGGTGGTCACACAAGTGGAAAG GTGAAGTTGACTAACACGTATGTGTTACTGCCAAGTTTTGAATCCGCTGCAGTTGGGCAACCCACAAATGACGCAATATACAAAGCTGTGTGTGAGTTGAAAGATGAGGTCTTTCGGCTTGATTTGAAGGTGAGCAGCGCAAAAGAGCTGTTACTGAAGGTACTCTCCACTTACCTTGGGAAGGGGACCATGAAAGAAGTGTTGGAGATACCTGAGACGAGCAAAGTTCAGCGCTCGCTTTTGTTCAACGGGGAGACCGAGAAGAAGGATGACGTGGGTGTCGAGGAAAAGGATGGTGAAGGGACGAAGGATGACGTGGGTGTCGAGGAAAAGGATGGTGAAGGGACGAAGGATGACGTGGGTGTCGAGGAAAAGGATGGTGAAGGGACGAAGGATCAATTGGAAGAGGATGTTGATGATGTAGAGAGTGTCCCTTCACTTAATCTATCAGAAGAGAAGGTCGTTGTTCCAACTAAGGTGGTTGTT